From Epinephelus lanceolatus isolate andai-2023 chromosome 2, ASM4190304v1, whole genome shotgun sequence, one genomic window encodes:
- the scg3 gene encoding secretogranin-3 isoform X1 produces the protein MASKYFGLFVLFQLLALNVVSQISAFPTPTASTDDKTVYNRQLTEERPLQEQIAEADSVKAAVQSAESKRPSASKDAESEQDLDDFTVLKSLADGQKSKETTEVPLKKEDQYVPDESDSTKSRRLAEDYDSTKNGMDYGKYQDDPESFRQVDGTPLTAEDIVQKIANKIYEEDDRGVFDRIVSKLLKLGLITDSQADTLEYQVAEALQDLITENAKNNEIEDVESNNQETRGQQDDQGSDANRDSWGPPRRRYNEDEEDEEENDDDTEDEVDRDAEEEGGDTADNNWDKEEGNEVSPEDGLKDLQYFPNFYRLLRSLDSDQDTQERETLITIMKTLIDFVRMMVKYGTITPEEGVSYLENLDAMIAMQTKNKLGKSLGPPDFIGPNGKILDEDDNTKAEAAKMQKEYENLKDSTKEEQPSTETNQPGKSETFLEAIRKNIEWLKKHSKEEGKDDYDLSKLKDFMDQQVDSYIEKGIIAKDEGDTIKRIYSSL, from the exons ATGGCGTCAAAATACTTTGGCCTTTTCGTCCTTTTCCAGCTTCTAGCACTGAATGTAGTGAGCCAGATATCTGCCTTCCCCACACCTACAGCCTCAACGGATG ATAAAACTGTGTACAACAGACAGCTGACAGAAGAGAGGCCCCTACAAGAGCAG ATTGCTGAGGCAGACAGCGTGAAGGCTGCGGTGCAGTCAGCTG AGAGCAAGCGTCCCTCTGCCTCCAAGGACGCAGAGTCAGAGCAGGACCTTGATGACTTCACCGTGCTGAAGTCACTGGCTGATGGCCAGAAATCAAAGGAAACCACTGAGGTGCCGCTCAAGAAGGAGGACCAGTACGTCCCAGATGAGTCAGACTCCACCAAGAGCCGGCGCCTGGCTGAGGACTACGACTCCaccaagaatgggatggactaCGGCAAGTACCAGG atgaCCCAGAAAGCTTCCGCCAGGTCGACGGCACTCCGCTGACAGCAGAGGACATTGTCCAGAAGATCGCAAACAAGATTTACGAGGAGGACGACAGAGGGGTGTTCGACAGGATCGTCTCAAAACTGCTCAAACTGGGGCTG ATCACAGACAGCCAGGCGGATACTCTGGAGTACCAGGTGGCTGAGGCACTCCAGGATCTCATCACCGAAAACGCCAAGAACAATGAGATTGAAGATGTTGAAAGCAACAACCAAGAAACCAGAGGACAGCAGGACGACCAGGGTTCGGACGCGAACAGG GATTCGTGGGGGCCACCCAGACGCCGCTACAATGAAGAcgaagaggatgaggaagaaaATGATGACGACACTGAGGACGAGGTGGACAGGGatgcagaagaagagggaggtGACACAGCCGACAACAACTGGGACAAAGAAGAGGGCAACGAGGTGAGTCCCGAAGACGGGCTCAAGGACCTGCAGTACTTCCCCAACTTCTACCGTCTGCTCAGGAGCCTCGACTcag ATCAAGACACTCAAGAAAGAGAGACATTGATCACCATCATGAAGACACTGATAGACTTTGTGAGGATGATGGTGAAGTACGGCACCATCACGCCAGAGGAGGGAGTGTCCTATCTGG AGAACCTGGATGCTATGATAGCCATGCAGACCAAGAACAAGCTGGGAAAGTCTCTGGGGCCTCCGGACTTCATTGGACCCAACG GAAAAATCTTGGATGAGGACGACAACACGAAGGCTGAGGCCGCCAAGATGCAGAAGGAGTATGAGAACCTGAAAGACTCAACCAAGGAGGAGCAGCCATCAACTGAGACCA ATCAGCCTGGCAAGTCAGAGACTTTCCTGGAGGCCATCAGGAAGAACATCGAGTGGTTGAAGAAACACAGCAAAGAAGAAGGCAAAGATG
- the scg3 gene encoding secretogranin-3 isoform X2 — MASKYFGLFVLFQLLALNVVSQISAFPTPTASTDDKTVYNRQLTEERPLQEQIAEADSVKAAVQSAESKRPSASKDAESEQDLDDFTVLKSLADGQKSKETTEVPLKKEDQYVPDESDSTKSRRLAEDYDSTKNGMDYDDPESFRQVDGTPLTAEDIVQKIANKIYEEDDRGVFDRIVSKLLKLGLITDSQADTLEYQVAEALQDLITENAKNNEIEDVESNNQETRGQQDDQGSDANRDSWGPPRRRYNEDEEDEEENDDDTEDEVDRDAEEEGGDTADNNWDKEEGNEVSPEDGLKDLQYFPNFYRLLRSLDSDQDTQERETLITIMKTLIDFVRMMVKYGTITPEEGVSYLENLDAMIAMQTKNKLGKSLGPPDFIGPNGKILDEDDNTKAEAAKMQKEYENLKDSTKEEQPSTETNQPGKSETFLEAIRKNIEWLKKHSKEEGKDDYDLSKLKDFMDQQVDSYIEKGIIAKDEGDTIKRIYSSL, encoded by the exons ATGGCGTCAAAATACTTTGGCCTTTTCGTCCTTTTCCAGCTTCTAGCACTGAATGTAGTGAGCCAGATATCTGCCTTCCCCACACCTACAGCCTCAACGGATG ATAAAACTGTGTACAACAGACAGCTGACAGAAGAGAGGCCCCTACAAGAGCAG ATTGCTGAGGCAGACAGCGTGAAGGCTGCGGTGCAGTCAGCTG AGAGCAAGCGTCCCTCTGCCTCCAAGGACGCAGAGTCAGAGCAGGACCTTGATGACTTCACCGTGCTGAAGTCACTGGCTGATGGCCAGAAATCAAAGGAAACCACTGAGGTGCCGCTCAAGAAGGAGGACCAGTACGTCCCAGATGAGTCAGACTCCACCAAGAGCCGGCGCCTGGCTGAGGACTACGACTCCaccaagaatgggatggactaCG atgaCCCAGAAAGCTTCCGCCAGGTCGACGGCACTCCGCTGACAGCAGAGGACATTGTCCAGAAGATCGCAAACAAGATTTACGAGGAGGACGACAGAGGGGTGTTCGACAGGATCGTCTCAAAACTGCTCAAACTGGGGCTG ATCACAGACAGCCAGGCGGATACTCTGGAGTACCAGGTGGCTGAGGCACTCCAGGATCTCATCACCGAAAACGCCAAGAACAATGAGATTGAAGATGTTGAAAGCAACAACCAAGAAACCAGAGGACAGCAGGACGACCAGGGTTCGGACGCGAACAGG GATTCGTGGGGGCCACCCAGACGCCGCTACAATGAAGAcgaagaggatgaggaagaaaATGATGACGACACTGAGGACGAGGTGGACAGGGatgcagaagaagagggaggtGACACAGCCGACAACAACTGGGACAAAGAAGAGGGCAACGAGGTGAGTCCCGAAGACGGGCTCAAGGACCTGCAGTACTTCCCCAACTTCTACCGTCTGCTCAGGAGCCTCGACTcag ATCAAGACACTCAAGAAAGAGAGACATTGATCACCATCATGAAGACACTGATAGACTTTGTGAGGATGATGGTGAAGTACGGCACCATCACGCCAGAGGAGGGAGTGTCCTATCTGG AGAACCTGGATGCTATGATAGCCATGCAGACCAAGAACAAGCTGGGAAAGTCTCTGGGGCCTCCGGACTTCATTGGACCCAACG GAAAAATCTTGGATGAGGACGACAACACGAAGGCTGAGGCCGCCAAGATGCAGAAGGAGTATGAGAACCTGAAAGACTCAACCAAGGAGGAGCAGCCATCAACTGAGACCA ATCAGCCTGGCAAGTCAGAGACTTTCCTGGAGGCCATCAGGAAGAACATCGAGTGGTTGAAGAAACACAGCAAAGAAGAAGGCAAAGATG